The following proteins are co-located in the Leptospira selangorensis genome:
- a CDS encoding adenylate/guanylate cyclase domain-containing protein, whose product MPSSTKYIPFGPNGAVAFWARAKDQVQNQDELRAWADLGIKTVVCVFSEKGSSLVTNLEEVLHAGEWKLFALEIPPGPETNESVFYSAWKLISAAAKSNILFLIPEELEERWEVILSKMVISSYPHIASGELGAWFPSLQGEAEATFLGEFKTYASRKKAPKEIPDSSRGEFSLFLKELPLAVSGIELGVFKNGHKDSNGKKKVPKFQEAENFRTLESKPVISFDTVFSGEKQETETTETVSEAPQPPVISEKKNIPKKESTPNPSADMGDLATTAKFPLQLKLMAVISLLLTVTVSTVILYASSEFKKNYEVRVLETNFSLVNILGIKVKSDLKDIRDKGKTLTEKLLDPKGPGAYADLFFRNEPDFLLAGIYSAEGDKLKKRTVLYNDSYLEGISSNRDELDAAVSQKESSFLKTIQSGGRIDNLTANFKEPTFSISVYDSQSKSILLYIIRAERLLSVFQKQDINVPFLINGDGDLIAHYDLQLLAAQTNWSDLPIFETMLSSVREDSQQTRYEDSTKTRYYGSYQKLGFGGAGVIVSVPEEKVFEMVYRIQTKNLLIMAIALCVALIIVFFLARTITIPVLKLLTATVEIAKGNFRIGIKSSTRDEIGVLTDYFVSMGKGLEEREKVKDALGRFVNKEIAEMVLNKELTLGGERKMCAIFFSDIRSFTAISEKLQPEEVVEFLNEYMTEMVRCVNDTHGIVDKFIGDAIMATWGAVRTSEQDAENAVNGALLMRAALIKFNEGRGGDKKPIIRIGCGLNFGPVIAGQIGSEERLEYTVIGDAVNLASRVEALNKPFGTDILITQDLLNHVKDIFAVEKMQSIKVKGKEEPQTIYAVLGRKDDMDRPRDLNDLRRKLGIEYESKKKTKTGDEEEELKYEILE is encoded by the coding sequence ATGCCATCATCTACAAAATACATTCCGTTCGGACCAAATGGTGCGGTCGCCTTCTGGGCCAGAGCAAAGGATCAGGTTCAAAACCAGGACGAATTAAGAGCCTGGGCAGATCTGGGGATCAAAACTGTAGTCTGCGTATTCTCGGAAAAAGGTTCTTCATTAGTTACTAATTTAGAAGAAGTTTTGCATGCAGGAGAATGGAAATTATTCGCATTAGAAATTCCTCCCGGACCTGAAACAAACGAGTCGGTATTCTACTCTGCTTGGAAATTAATCTCAGCAGCAGCCAAATCTAATATCTTATTTTTAATCCCCGAAGAATTAGAAGAAAGATGGGAAGTGATACTTTCCAAAATGGTAATTTCTTCTTATCCACATATCGCCTCCGGTGAGTTAGGTGCTTGGTTTCCTAGCTTACAAGGAGAAGCAGAGGCGACATTCTTAGGAGAATTTAAAACCTATGCTTCCCGCAAAAAAGCTCCTAAAGAAATTCCCGATTCTAGCAGAGGAGAATTTTCTCTTTTTCTAAAAGAACTTCCTTTGGCAGTTTCCGGAATCGAACTAGGAGTTTTCAAAAACGGTCATAAAGATTCCAACGGAAAGAAGAAGGTCCCGAAATTCCAAGAGGCAGAGAATTTCCGCACACTAGAAAGTAAGCCTGTAATTTCATTTGATACGGTATTCTCGGGAGAAAAACAGGAGACTGAAACTACGGAGACTGTTTCAGAAGCACCACAACCTCCTGTAATATCAGAAAAGAAGAATATTCCAAAAAAAGAATCCACCCCCAACCCTTCTGCGGATATGGGAGATTTAGCAACGACCGCGAAATTCCCTCTTCAGCTAAAATTGATGGCGGTGATCTCTCTTTTACTCACTGTTACGGTTTCCACGGTTATTTTATATGCGTCTAGCGAGTTCAAAAAGAATTACGAAGTCAGAGTATTAGAGACTAACTTTTCTTTGGTGAATATTTTAGGGATCAAAGTAAAATCGGATCTAAAAGATATTCGAGATAAAGGAAAAACTCTCACGGAAAAACTTTTGGATCCGAAGGGTCCAGGTGCTTATGCGGATCTATTTTTCAGGAACGAACCTGATTTCCTTTTAGCGGGGATTTATTCCGCAGAAGGAGATAAGCTTAAAAAAAGAACGGTTCTTTATAATGATTCCTACTTGGAAGGGATTTCTTCTAATAGAGATGAATTAGATGCAGCAGTTTCCCAAAAAGAATCTTCTTTTTTAAAGACGATCCAATCAGGCGGAAGAATAGACAATCTCACCGCTAATTTTAAAGAGCCTACTTTTTCTATTTCAGTATATGATTCCCAAAGTAAGTCTATTTTACTCTATATCATCAGAGCAGAGAGACTATTATCCGTATTCCAAAAACAAGATATTAACGTGCCATTTTTGATCAACGGAGACGGAGATCTCATCGCACATTACGATCTCCAACTTCTTGCGGCCCAAACAAATTGGTCGGATCTCCCTATTTTCGAGACCATGCTTTCTTCCGTAAGAGAGGACAGCCAACAAACTAGATATGAGGATTCAACTAAGACTAGATATTACGGTTCTTACCAAAAACTAGGTTTTGGTGGAGCAGGAGTAATCGTATCCGTTCCGGAAGAAAAAGTTTTTGAGATGGTATATCGTATCCAGACCAAAAACCTTTTAATCATGGCGATCGCACTTTGTGTCGCACTTATCATCGTATTCTTCTTAGCCAGAACCATTACCATTCCGGTATTAAAACTTCTGACTGCAACGGTAGAGATTGCCAAAGGAAATTTCAGGATAGGGATCAAGTCTTCCACAAGGGACGAGATCGGCGTTCTAACGGATTATTTCGTAAGTATGGGAAAAGGTCTGGAAGAAAGGGAAAAGGTGAAGGACGCACTTGGCCGTTTCGTAAACAAAGAGATCGCCGAAATGGTCCTGAACAAGGAACTCACTCTGGGTGGGGAAAGAAAGATGTGTGCTATCTTCTTCTCGGATATTCGTTCCTTCACAGCTATATCGGAAAAACTACAACCGGAAGAAGTAGTAGAATTCTTAAACGAGTACATGACCGAGATGGTTCGTTGTGTGAACGATACCCATGGGATTGTGGATAAGTTTATCGGTGACGCGATCATGGCAACCTGGGGAGCAGTTCGCACCTCGGAACAAGACGCAGAAAATGCAGTGAACGGCGCACTTTTAATGAGAGCGGCACTTATTAAGTTTAACGAAGGAAGAGGCGGAGATAAAAAACCGATCATCCGTATCGGTTGTGGTCTTAATTTTGGACCGGTGATCGCAGGTCAGATCGGTTCGGAAGAAAGATTAGAATATACCGTAATCGGTGACGCAGTGAACCTCGCCTCTCGAGTGGAAGCGTTGAACAAACCGTTTGGTACGGATATTTTAATTACACAAGATCTACTGAATCATGTAAAAGATATTTTTGCGGTCGAAAAAATGCAATCTATCAAGGTGAAGGGAAAAGAAGAACCCCAAACCATTTACGCAGTTCTAGGTAGAAAAGACGATATGGATCGCCCGAGGGATCTAAATGATCTGAGAAGAAAACTCGGAATAGAATACGAATCTAAGAAAAAAACAAAAACAGGAGATGAAGAAGAGGAATTAAAGTATGAAATACTTGAATGA
- a CDS encoding peptidylprolyl isomerase — protein sequence MATAKFTTNRGTFSVLLEDEKAPITAGNFIQLAQKGFYNGLIFHRIIANFMIQGGCPQGTGTGGPGYKIQDEFHPELKNKKYTISMANAGPNTGGSQFFINVRDNLYLDNRHAVFGHVSEGEDIVQSISETPTAPGDRPLQPVVIETIEII from the coding sequence ATGGCAACTGCTAAGTTTACCACCAACCGCGGGACCTTCTCCGTTTTATTGGAAGATGAGAAGGCTCCGATCACTGCCGGGAATTTCATCCAATTGGCTCAAAAAGGCTTTTATAATGGCCTGATCTTTCACAGAATTATTGCAAACTTTATGATACAAGGCGGTTGCCCTCAAGGAACCGGAACTGGTGGACCGGGGTATAAGATCCAAGACGAGTTTCATCCAGAACTTAAAAACAAAAAGTATACGATCTCCATGGCAAACGCAGGACCGAATACTGGTGGTTCTCAGTTTTTCATCAATGTGAGAGACAATCTATATCTAGACAATCGCCACGCGGTTTTTGGCCATGTGAGTGAGGGAGAAGACATAGTCCAAAGTATCTCCGAAACTCCTACCGCTCCAGGAGATCGTCCTCTCCAGCCAGTGGTAATTGAGACGATAGAGATCATCTAA
- a CDS encoding PAS domain S-box protein has translation MGSRSTIISDSSPGNPKSLLDYILSNSPIVLFSADETGLMNFASGKALDMLGLDSSAFIGTNFVQHEWNAELREEDGTVRSLEQTDALRLVLSGKEISAETVFLGRHFAVRISPAIGDDGNIRGLVGVSLDITDRRIAEDILEKRTVDFQTLIGALPVVVFSISPEGRIILADGKGLERLKINPKEVVGKTIFERAGNRPEVMEAFSKSLQGEESIYHTNQNGLLLETRMYPRIGKNGRIQEILGIVYDISDRKEYEDRIRKNEEKYRNLFQNNPQIMFVFERSSLQILAVNQTAIQTYGYSEKEFIGKDVSDLRLPEDRESMREKIKGLKTGLNFFQELKHIRKDGSIIYLDIVSSPIQFQETEAVLASAIDVSERVKMTKENRFNLEVISQINDAIIALDGDMKITYYNSYAAKMYEVEEGECLGKHYTSLFEEDWISEENYKSAMEDWKNLGASKRELIHTLRSGRKITIESNFKKINAEGYLVPGLIMVNRDISEKIESRKSLEEALYGLAKTNKELEQFAYIASHDLQEPLRTIASYLQLLERKFSEEIKPEMREFIHVSVEAAKRQQGLIESLLSYSRVGSDSVKKSKGNTNLILDEIKKDLSSVIQETKANLVLEGPFPEVYADQDQIRRLFSNLISNGIKFRSPTRSPEIRIKVKNVPGANVFSVADNGIGMDSKYFDRIFIIFQKLHTRSEYPGTGIGLSICKKIVENHGGKIWVQSSVGKGSEFFFSLPEV, from the coding sequence ATGGGTTCTCGTTCTACTATTATTTCAGATTCAAGCCCAGGCAATCCCAAGTCCTTACTGGATTATATCCTCTCCAATTCTCCCATCGTATTATTTTCCGCTGACGAAACCGGGCTCATGAACTTCGCCTCGGGCAAGGCGTTAGACATGCTTGGTTTGGATTCAAGCGCATTCATAGGGACTAACTTTGTACAACATGAATGGAACGCAGAATTAAGGGAAGAAGACGGGACTGTCCGTAGTCTGGAACAAACGGACGCTCTAAGGTTAGTACTTTCAGGGAAAGAGATCAGTGCAGAAACGGTTTTTTTAGGAAGGCATTTTGCCGTAAGGATCTCTCCCGCGATCGGGGATGACGGAAACATAAGAGGACTCGTAGGAGTTTCTTTAGATATTACGGATCGTAGGATCGCGGAAGACATATTAGAAAAACGTACTGTAGATTTTCAGACACTGATAGGTGCGTTACCGGTTGTTGTATTTTCCATTTCTCCGGAAGGAAGGATCATACTCGCCGACGGAAAAGGATTAGAAAGATTAAAGATCAATCCTAAGGAAGTGGTAGGCAAAACCATTTTTGAACGGGCAGGGAATAGACCCGAGGTCATGGAAGCATTCTCTAAATCTCTTCAGGGAGAAGAGAGTATCTATCATACGAATCAGAATGGTCTTCTCTTGGAAACGAGAATGTATCCAAGGATAGGGAAGAACGGTCGTATCCAAGAAATATTAGGAATTGTTTATGATATTTCCGATCGAAAAGAATACGAGGATAGAATTCGTAAGAACGAGGAGAAGTATCGGAATTTATTCCAAAATAATCCTCAGATCATGTTCGTATTTGAAAGATCTTCTCTTCAGATACTGGCGGTGAACCAAACAGCTATCCAGACTTATGGATATTCTGAAAAAGAATTTATTGGAAAAGACGTTTCGGATCTTAGGCTTCCGGAAGATAGGGAGTCGATGAGGGAGAAGATCAAGGGACTAAAAACCGGTCTGAATTTCTTCCAAGAATTGAAACATATTAGAAAAGACGGAAGTATCATTTATTTAGATATAGTTTCATCCCCCATCCAATTCCAAGAAACTGAGGCGGTTCTGGCCTCCGCAATCGATGTTTCTGAAAGAGTTAAGATGACAAAAGAAAATCGTTTTAATTTGGAAGTTATCTCTCAAATCAACGATGCGATCATCGCATTAGACGGTGATATGAAAATCACTTATTATAATAGTTATGCCGCGAAAATGTACGAGGTAGAAGAGGGGGAATGTTTAGGAAAACATTATACTTCTCTTTTTGAAGAGGATTGGATCTCCGAGGAAAATTACAAATCCGCTATGGAAGATTGGAAAAACCTTGGAGCTTCCAAAAGGGAGCTGATCCATACCTTAAGATCCGGTAGAAAAATCACGATCGAAAGTAATTTCAAAAAGATTAATGCAGAAGGTTATCTGGTTCCGGGGCTTATCATGGTAAATCGGGACATTTCCGAAAAAATAGAATCCAGAAAATCCCTAGAAGAAGCACTTTATGGTTTAGCGAAAACGAATAAAGAGCTGGAACAATTTGCATATATTGCTTCTCACGATCTACAAGAACCGCTTAGGACTATCGCAAGTTATCTGCAATTATTGGAGAGAAAATTTTCGGAAGAAATAAAACCCGAGATGAGGGAATTCATCCATGTATCTGTAGAAGCCGCAAAAAGACAACAGGGGTTAATCGAAAGCCTTTTGAGTTATTCCAGAGTGGGTTCCGATTCCGTAAAAAAATCAAAAGGGAATACGAATCTGATTTTGGACGAGATAAAAAAGGATCTTTCTTCCGTAATACAGGAAACCAAGGCGAATCTGGTTTTAGAAGGTCCTTTTCCGGAAGTGTATGCGGACCAAGACCAGATTAGGCGTTTATTCAGTAATCTGATCTCCAACGGGATCAAGTTCCGTTCTCCAACTAGAAGTCCGGAGATCCGGATCAAAGTCAAAAATGTCCCCGGCGCTAACGTGTTTTCGGTTGCCGATAACGGGATAGGTATGGATTCCAAATACTTCGATCGTATTTTTATCATATTCCAAAAATTGCATACAAGATCGGAATATCCCGGAACAGGGATCGGGTTGTCTATTTGCAAAAAAATCGTAGAAAATCACGGCGGAAAAATTTGGGTCCAGTCTTCCGTTGGAAAAGGGTCCGAGTTTTTTTTCTCCCTGCCAGAGGTTTAA
- a CDS encoding response regulator → MSASSKQYFDILLVEDNPADVRLTIEALNDLKSEKRLFVAKDGEEAIDFVKGEGEFVGARRPDLILLDLNLPKKNGLEVLEELKSDPEYKRIPVVVLTTSGSERDIIATFNLHANSYIQKPVEYDNFLEAMDTLRIYWFKTSRLPPK, encoded by the coding sequence ATGAGTGCTTCTTCTAAACAATATTTTGATATTCTTTTGGTAGAGGACAATCCTGCGGATGTTCGCCTCACCATAGAAGCATTGAACGATCTTAAATCGGAAAAAAGACTTTTTGTAGCAAAAGACGGAGAGGAAGCGATCGACTTCGTAAAAGGAGAAGGTGAATTCGTAGGAGCAAGGCGCCCTGATCTGATCCTTTTAGATCTGAACCTTCCTAAAAAGAACGGATTGGAAGTTTTGGAGGAACTTAAATCGGATCCTGAATACAAAAGGATCCCTGTTGTGGTATTGACTACTTCCGGATCTGAAAGGGATATTATAGCCACTTTCAATTTACACGCGAACTCATATATACAGAAACCGGTGGAATACGATAATTTTTTGGAAGCAATGGATACGTTACGCATCTATTGGTTCAAAACTTCGAGGTTACCACCAAAATGA